In Camelus bactrianus isolate YW-2024 breed Bactrian camel chromosome 5, ASM4877302v1, whole genome shotgun sequence, the DNA window ATTGATGCTAATCATATTATTTGTAAACATTGTCTTAATGTAAATTAGATAATGGCTcaataaactgaaattttatttttctaactaaaTGATccatcatttattaaagaaaaaaaaaccaagatcaCTAGTTGTCATACCACTTCTAAAAACAGCTTAATAATATGCCATCCTGAGAATAAGGAACCTAACATTATCTGAGAGAATTTGAAGCTATTTATAAAATCATCCATACTTGTTATTAATATCAATTAAAATGTGTAGTTTGAGTGGAAAAGATTTATATACTAAACATGTTACCATCTTCAAACTGACGTTCAGAATTCAAATTCACTGACATCCTGCTTTACAACTTTTTGAGTACCTGCATGTAAAGTGAAAAGGTGTTTTACTCCcattaataagcaaaatattatcttcttcaaatattatttatttagtaacaGAATATATTCTGTAAATACATTAGGGccctttaaataaattatgactcTTTAGATGGTGTCTTAGGATTATTCAAAATTAATTATCCATGGTGAAGCGGCACATCTGTCATTACCTAGCCAAGGCAAAACttattattaatgaaaatatttttagaaacagaTTTATTATTACTTCAATATAGAAATTTTCAATCTGGCATATATcatattcttaaaatattcaaatgaatTCAAAGAAAAATGGTCAACTTCTATCCATAAAAATTcctgaaacaggaagaaaacaaaaaaaactaaaataaaacagaaaaaagctaTTTCTATAATTCACCAAGGATTTAATTACTACTTTTGCCCATAGACTAGCAGACTTGCATACTGGTATAAGATTTTTCAGAATATAATGctttcatttgaaataaaaaatgatgatctcagaaatgaagatggaaatttcttttgaataaaaagcagaaaaacagaattttgaaCCTAATTCTTTTCAGTGATTTAATACAACTTTCCATTTGACACATGAACAAAaatgaggcccagggaggctgagtcttactcaaggtcacaaagcaaatCTATATAGTTAAGTCTAGAATCTAGCTTtcctaactcctaatttattgtCTTTCCCTTTATCCTATCCTGTTTCTCTCATACCCAAATGCTAAAGGTGTTAAAGATagatgttatatttttaaatctgaaaatagtTGTTTTTATGCCATGACATTTTGGTCCAACTGGAATAATGGAAGAGTTCATGGAAAATACTATCAttatataatgaagaaaaattaactaTATTTTAACAGTGCTTTGCTGTATCATACTTACTTTTTCTGAGTTTATAAAATTTTAACCTTTCAAAGAATTTACCACTCCTGTGAATTCTGAACTCTCTTACCTTGAACAACAACTTGGTTGCTGGGCACTAAGATCTGCTGTCCATCAGTGGTCTGTGCATACTGTAGAATGGTAGTACCCGGCTGTGTGGCAGCTGCATTGGTCATGGTTAACGTTTGCAGGCCCTGTACCCCATCGGTACCATTGTTAGCCAGCTGTATTGCTCCTCCCTGGGTAATGGCAACTAAAACCCAATGGATTTTATTGTTACAAGATTAATTAATACCATATAAAACTTATACAACATAATAAATTCAAAGTAGAATTATCTGAAAGACATAATCTAGGAGAAATTATTACAGCAAATAACATCACCAAGAAGGATTTTGTATACTCAAGTAAATTTCTGCTCGGAATCTACATCCAATTTCTAGAATGCAAATGCACTCTATGAATcacattataatttataataatatctgttaaaaaaagataaatgagaaaTTGTTAAATTCCTTTTGAAGTTATTTGGTTCAGAGGAGGTATCACTCTGCATTAACTgcataatattttttttcatgttcatGTACTTATTAGCACAGATATGGGCATgtaataagcattcaataaattattattttaatacataattaatAAAGCAGTTCAGTAGTGTATTCTGTTCTCTAACTCAGTTAGTAAAGCAGAAAGTATAACAGAAGTCCATTCAGTTAAAAAACTGATATGCCCTATGGAACTTAATTAGCACAGACCTCTCATGAAGTGTAAAATTAGAGCCCAAGATCATCAtttagaaaagaatattttactactatttctaatttaaatatccAAGCATTCTCCTATAGGATCATTTGATTATTCACAATTAACCACACTTGTCATTCATCTGTTATAATGTCATTCACAATTAACCACACTTGTCATTCATCTGTTATAATCAATTTTCACTCATACTGATATTTAACTTTatgaaaaaacagaacaaaacaaaactgaattaaCCTTTATGCTATAGTACATGGAGAAAGTTAGTAAGACACTCTCTCTGTTGAGAGTTCAAGTTTTCCAGAAAAAGGACTAAAAATCacaatattacatataaaattacaTAATGGATTTTAACTGAGTAAGTCAACATGTCTGATTTAAGCACATTACTTTTTGTCTATTACAAGGGAATTAGTTTGAGATCAATGGTTAGCCAGCCAACTAATATCCTGAGTCATCTGTATATGGAAAATTGGATTATTTACTGGTCAATCAAGAAACAGTAACAGTTAATGGCTAAGATTTGATTTAGCAAATGATATCTCTGGAAATTAAGATACTGGCATATATACTCCATCTAACTTTAGATTGCATAAATTTTACTTATCTTAGACAAAGCTAAAAAGGAATATCTAAGAACTATTTTGACATTAGTACTGCAGGATGACTTGAAAGAATCAGAAGGTTAACAGAATCAAACCACAATTTCTCATATAGAGTTAATAAGCAAATTCCATTGTATTCAACAAACACAACTTTCTTCTTGGCTATATACCAATGAACTCAAGCTGGAAGGAAACAAGAAGGAAACTAAAAATCAGGAGGTATGGGTTCTAGTCCAAGTTCCATCACTAAACTTATTTGAATCTGTTATCTCttctgtgaaaataaaaatatctggtTCTAGCCATTAAGTaaaattgttataaaaattaaatgagaccaTGTATAGATGTGaaagtactctgaaaactgaagtCTGATCCTATCATTGTTTTTctctataatatatatttatacactcaATTATTCCAAAAGGACTTATTAAGATAGCTTTCAATAAAACTGCATTcattaaaacaagaagaaaaagacataagTCAAGCAACCTATGTATCTTTAGGTGAATATACTGATTCTACCACAAaatctagaagaaagaaagaatataattaaACAAACTTAGCTAAGATTTTTGAGTAGctaaaatgaagaggaaaataccatagattacattttatttagtgAAACAAAAAACTGAAGTTCAAAATGATAGAACATGTTTTCTACCTAAGACTAGAATCTCTCAAATAAGACTATATTACCAGGGACTGTGAACCAAGTAATGAATAAAACTAATAAcagcattaattaaaaaaataaccaatTTACTAAAGGAGTACAAATTGGTTAGCCACTGGGATGGGTATTTGGGCAGGATGACTTAGATCCAACAGTTCCACTCTTCTGGTGCTATCCCACTGAGAAAGGACAGTATATATATACAAGGATGTTCATGCAGCAGTTTGAAACAGTAGAGATGTCCTTAATGTTCATCAGtatgtgtgattttaaaatgttatatttatacagtgaaacACAATGTAGCTATTAGAGAAaccatatgtatatacataactaTATGTGTATATGCTTGTCTATGGTATATAAATAATGTAGGTCTCACTTGTATAAAAATACatgatatgtgtatgtatacaaagaatggaaaagaatgcaAAGATACATACCAAACTCTTACTAGTGGAGAAGGATGGAAaggatttttactttttattactaCTATAAACCTCTACCATTTAAATTTTCACAaccatatttttgttttataagttaAGAACTATGTAATACTGTTGTACATGCTAAGTGGTCATTATATTGATTCTTAATGACAACCAAGAACATAATGTTAAATCAGTTCCATCAAGGCCATATGTGCATATACAGAAGAGAATAAGGGATAAAGATAATACATAAAGCTTTTAATGTCTCAACCCTTAAAACTAGCAACTGTCAGTTGGAGGAGAGGGGTATGCCACATGAAACATCTATTTTTCTCAACTTCACTTCCCTGTTTGAGATTCTGATAAGACTCTTTCCTAAAGAGCATGCTTTCTAGTTCAAGTGAGAATCACTGCCAATTTTCACTGTTACTAACAGGAGTATGCTATATCCCTCAGGTCATTGATAAATGTCTtagaatacaattttaaataattcaaattgGTTGGATATAAGGCTAAAAAACACATACTTACACTTACAAAGATAGTACCTACCTCTGCCaacaaataaggaaaaagatGACTGAACTCTAACAAGCTTACAGAATGGGCAAGAAGCTTAGTCAAAGATGCCTGCCTTCTACTTACTATTAAAAGTTTCACCTTTGGGAGAGCTAAAAAGTCTGCTACTTGTTTTCAGTACAGTTGGAATGCAAATTAGAGTTATCCAAACTAAGGCTGAGATGTAACTGGAAAACTATGAACTTGGGAGTCAAATTTTCATACATACTACTGACACAGACTACCCTAGGGCATCAGAAAACCAATGCAACAAAGGAATTTCAATGTGTATATTTAACTTGTAAttaaggaagagagggaggaaaactGTATAATGGGCAGTACTGAATTTAATGAACAAATCAAAATGGAGACATTTATGTGTGAGGCACTTTGGGAGTCAAAGAGATGttggaaaaagagaggaaaaggtaCCATTTACACAAATGTCTTTGATCAAACAAAAGTAGAACTCAAAAGTACTTTCTAACAGATTTAGGTGAAAGGTAAGAAGAGAGACCTAAGTGTCAAGAgacatcagagaaatggaaactttgATAATTTTGCAAAAGAAATCTTTGCTTTCTGTGAGACAAAAAGCAAAGTGTTCTCTTAATTTCAGCAGTCCTCATGTTTACATTATCATAATTCACCACACTACCTTTTATCTTAAAAGGAGTAATAAGTGAATGTGCTAGTAGACTGTAACCAAGCCTCTCCATCCATGAAATATTAATACAACTTCAAAATGCTACTTTTAGAAGGAAAGATGAATTATTAAAACAGATGAATAATGAGACCATTTTTGGccttaaacaaaatcaaagaatGATTATCTAAAAAACTCATGTTTTCTATTACCATATATTATATAAGGACTATATATTACTTGAGGACTAACTCAAATGAGTTTCAAGTAGTGGTTCGAAAAACTTGTAAGACTCTCCATTCATCTGCACAAAACAAAGGACCATTTAAAAGTCTTATATATTTGAGCAGTCCTAACTAAACCCTGAAGAAAATACTTCCATTACAGAACTTTGCTTATTGAATAGcaaaggaaatataataatgGCAACTGAAATTGAGAAAAGAGCTGGCACTTGTAAGATTACTTTAAGGAGAATGCAGTCATTGGTTTTTCATCTcctttttcaaaacagaaatatttattaCTCACTATACTGTCCACTGCTAGTTTGGTAAATTGGAGTTGGCACCGTTACAGTGGTGATGGCAGGTGCTGAAGTCTCCTCTTCCGACTTCTCTTCTTCAATCCTTGGCACTCCTGGTGCATCAGAAGATAAGTCATTCAAAATTTTCCTAAAAAACAGAGAATtacatcaattaaaataaaagtaacatttattgGCTAAATATAAAGAAGGGGAAAAGATCAGAAAACTGGCAGAAAGCTGATAGTGCTGAGGACAGAAGTTTAAAACGTAAAAATTTACaacaataaactaaaaatggatcagGGTATCCGTATGTCAAAATGAAACCATAACAGAACTAGAAAAACCATAGatgtatttctctttaaaatgaacACAGAGAAAGATCATGATTCAAAATCCAGGTGCAATTAAAGAAGAGGTTAATAAAACtgactacagaaaaaaaaatccttttgcatGATAAAGAACagcaaaaataaagtcaaaagatGATCAATAATgctaggagaaaatgtttacatgtTACAGATAAAGGTTCAATATCCCAAATATAGAAGTAATTATtaaaaactgaggggaaaaaatagaccaaaaacCTGAATTTTAACTTCTCAACTCTCAgattggtaaaaataaaaaagtataacaATATATTCTGTTAGCAAAGCTGTGAGAAAACACATGCTCTTGTACACTGCTGTTAGAAGCAGAACACTGGCATAACCCTTATGGAGGGAATTTGGTGACATCTAACAAAACCAAGTATGTTTACATAGCAACCTTATATACAGGAACTTACCCTTCAGATATACTTTCAACAGTATGAAAATACATATGCATTAAGATTATTCATGGGGGCACTGATTATAACTGCAAAATACTAGAAACAATCTATGTGCCCACACACAGGAGAATGGTTGAATAAACTATGGCTCATCCAAATAATGGATATATCATGGTACCTTCTGTAtaagaatgaaagtgaaataaaatatttatgtatttgctcaagaaaaaagatcagaaaggaaaaacCAGATGGAGTTTAATGTGATTATTTATCTACTAGGGGTGGATGGCAAAGTGAAAAAGGATGGAGGGGACACTtctgagtgtgtatatatatattttttttggtaCAATTCTGACTTTCGGAACCATGTTAATGTTTCAtatattcaaaaaagaaattaattatgaACAAGGATGGGGGAAAATTCTAAAATggaatacaaacaaaaacaaaagaacctTACCATATTTCAGATGAATAACATAATcacagaagaggggaaaaaactcTAACCCAAGTAATTTTTGACATCTTAAATTTCTAACAAAGCAGTTCGAAACTTAGCTTCAACAGTCTACCAGAAATTTTCCCGTTATGTACTTATTGTAACAAATTATGTCTTCATGCACTGTGTGTTTATTAAcagatttataattattgttttatgcaTTTGTCTTTCAAATcatatggaggaaaaaaagaggagttaCAGAGCAGAACTATAATACTggcttttatatttacctatgtaATTACCTTTATTAGTACTGTAGAAAATACTCTACTcttatctctttaaatatttcctttctcccAATTTCCCCTCTGGAATTTCTAGAAATGCTTTTGTTGGAGCAACTCATTCTATTTTCCATGACTTTTCACCCATCTTTCACATTTTTGATCTGTTTTTGTTCTCCACTCTGAGTTACCTTCTCGGCTCCTTTCTAGTTCACCAATTCTCTCATCACTTACTTATATCAAGTTTATCCcatttacagattttttaaaattcccgaCTGGATTTCTCATTTCTAagatttcttactcattttttcccACATCTGCCTGTTCTTATTTAGTAAACTCCTTATAGTGAGGAtgattttctcttctccctttgcaaacaagaaacaaaactattttaaacAACTTGTGAACTGACAGCTGGCCAAAAGATCATGATTTGGGTGTTGCTGTTTTAGAACACCGTTTATCAAACTGCAGTATACTGAAGAAGCTCTTGAAGAGcatgttaaaacacagattcctaGGTCCCCTTCTCTAGAGATTCTAATTCATTAGGTATGGGGGtaggggcctgagaatttgcatttctaaccagaTGCTGATTTACCAGTCTGGTCTGCCGACCATATTTGAGTGGTATTGGTCTCTAGCGCAATGTTTTTCCAACTGGGGTCATAACCCTTACATGGGCCATGAAAACAATTAAGTGTGTTGCAACTAACATACAGCGACAAATAAATAGCTAAGCATCACACATGATAAGGGTGAGTATTATTTTGTGTTAACTTTTGCTTCAGATACCTATATATAGGTAAACAATTTTATAAGTATCACCAACATTTCATCCTGTTTGTTTCAAACAATTTCCCTTGGCTGCTATGATCTTTCAAAGTATTTATTCTACTATCCATTAGGCTACCTAGTTCCTGTCAGTTGCAAATCTGATAAGCATGGCTTCTAAGATGTTTTTCAGCTAAATTGCTGGTAAAAACACCAAGCCAGATGAGATCAAGCGAGAACTCTTCAAGGACTTCCTCTGGGTAAAAATTGATAACTACAAAGCTGGTTGTTCCAATAAAAACCCAGCTTGTATTATTTAATTCCCGTTTCTCCAACTTCACAAGAATATCATAAGGACTTTAAAGATCTTATTCTAATCAAGACATACAGGCTAGGATTGAAGAGTTCATaaactaaaagcaaaataatGGTACACTCCACTGTGGGATTTGATTTTAAGGGAAGATACCACTGTCTTTGATAAAAGTGACACTTGCTCTATACATGCTTGGTCTCAGGCATCTTCTATTTGATAACTAAACTGTTATTATTTAAATGATCTTTGCTGGGATATATGCTATAAGCCAATTAATGcaaatgaaagattttttttcaacataAAACTATTTTATAAAGTCTACAGCTAAGATTTACCTAGAATTTATACACAGAGAAGACACAGGCTTGTTTCTTAGTACCTGGTTGGATGTGCCTTATATGCTAACATGAAATATACTTCAAAGTTAAAATCTAAAactagctatttttttaaaagtatgaatataaatacatttaacaCATACTTggtaacataaaatttaagaCCTCAAAATCATTTGTTGGTATTTATTTAGGGTCCTTAATTATGAGGATAGAGAAAAGGGCTAGTTTAATAGCccagaaattggaaaaaaactttaaacatccctttaaaaaacagaaatatagataaataatttaggctaataacatgaaaaaattatAAGTTTTAAGTTTATTAAACTCTGAAATAAGCTTACGAAGATTTATGGAATTAGCTCTTCCTGGAGATATTTAATATGGAATcaatttctatgtattaaaaaTTGGTTTTGATCCATCTTGGAGGCAACGCATGGACTAGGCAACCTCTAAAGCTGAACACAAAAACTACAGTAAGGAGCCCCTAAAATTAGGGGATATCAGCAAAATATCACCCTAAACAACTATTAAGTTAACCAGCAGTTATGCTAAGTACCATGACATAAGAAATAGTTTGCAAATGTGCTGCAAAGTAGATAGTGTAGTCTTAGAACTGACATGTAACTAGAAAATGCTATATAACCTTATCAAATCTATTCCAaactttttaacagaaaaaagcaGCAGCTAGCAGTCTACAAAAATAGaagtgtgctctctctctctctatcagtGTTTATCCAGGACTGTTCAGAGTAAGAAGTGCTCTCATTCTGTACGATAAGCTTCAACTTCTTTGAGAGAAGCAACTCAAGATGAAGAGAAGTATTCTGTATGATCCTGAATCAAGCTGCTAATTGATTTTCCGACAAATCTTCACCTGCAATTACCTAAGGGTATCTTTATACCTTTGATACTAAATTCTTTTAACTATTAAATTCCATACCTGTAGGAAGGCCTCCTTGAAAGAATTTCTCTTCGTTTTTGGGAATCAGTTACACTATCTACTGACTCCTGTGAATCTTCACTTTCTGCAATAGttgaaatctgaaaataaagaagaacTTTATCTTGATAATCAAATTTAGTTCCCataaaatttttatgaattttaagaGAAAGTCAAACACAAAAGGACATTTATAAATCTTACACTTGCTTcactagaaaaaaagaatcagtttTTATGGGAGACAATCATACCAtcacttccctctcctctttaCTCATCCTATAGAAGTCAGAGAACCCCaaattatttttgtcaaaatCAAACTTTTGTGATATCCAAATTCAGCCTAATCTTTCAGGACTCCATGGAGCCAAACCTGAATGCATCAATACTACTTGTCAGTTGTTCTCTTACAGTTTTTAGAACAAAACTACcaagtaaaacaaagtttctgacacgaaggaaagaaaaatgactaaatattTGGCCATAAATGTAGTGACTatacaaatattttcctttaactaTTGTATAAACACTTGTGAATATATTTACAACTGTACAAATAAGATCGGTGATCCCTCAGCCATGTTCCAGATGGTTGTTTCCAGCAATCTTGGAGGGAGCCCTCTTCTATATACAAGCGTGTTTCAAAGCTGGCATTCTAtaacttttttaaagcaaaacctCGAGGTGAAGAACTGCATTTCTGGAAAGTATCCCTGGACTGAGAAGTAATAAAGGCAAGTTGAATAAAGATTTTACATGGGGTAATAATAAAAGCAACTAGCATTTACTGAGAACTTACTCTATGCTGAGTGCTATGctaacacacatacatatattacaGTACTTAATACTCATTATCAATACTCACAGTAACTTTAGGTGATAGATAAATACAATTATAATGTCCATCTTATAGATGGAAGAACTAAGgcacagaggttaagtaactcaccaaagtcacagagctagaaagTAGTGAAGCCACTGTCAGTGCCTGGTATCTCAATTTTAGATATCCTTACCAGCATCAAAATCTTGTTGGTTCCAATCTCAAGCCAGTTTTGTCAGAAGCAGCAACCCAGAGGCATTTTTAGACCATTTTTAGATTAGAAGTTCACTCACCTAGGCAAGGTCGTCTGTCAAATTTACACTGCCAAGTTTCTCTAGTCTAATCAGCAGGAGACTCCTGTTCTCTCCTGAACTAGGTGAGCATGATGCTGTCACAGTGAGAATTAGATTTAACCAAGGCAAAAGGGTCTGTGTAGAACTCTGCATGTCAGAGCTCAAGGATTCTGGAGAGCAGGTATTCATCTTCACAGAGCTTTGTGATACATACTCACTTTAAAATGAAACTTGCTAAACTGAATAATGCTTCACAAAGTACATCTACAATAATGTGCCCCTCCAAACACTTTAAAGTATAAGCCGTAGTCCTATAGGCCTAAAAATTAACAGGCAACATTTAATGAATCCAGAAATGCCAGGTACAAAGATGGGGAAGGCTGAACTTAGTCTCTGACTTTCTAAAGAGCAGTAACACTACAGTTACTGCCAAAGCAGCACACAGAACGTTCCACTACC includes these proteins:
- the CREB1 gene encoding cyclic AMP-responsive element-binding protein 1 isoform X3, coding for MTMESGAENQQSGDAAVTEAENQQMTVQAQPQIATLAQVSMPAAHATSSAPTVTLVQLPNGQTVQVHGVIQAAQPSVIQSPQVQTVQSSCKDLKRLFSGTQISTIAESEDSQESVDSVTDSQKRREILSRRPSYRKILNDLSSDAPGVPRIEEEKSEEETSAPAITTVTVPTPIYQTSSGQYIAITQGGAIQLANNGTDGVQGLQTLTMTNAAATQPGTTILQYAQTTDGQQILVPSNQVVVQGTQKVVKQDVSEFEF